Proteins encoded together in one Janthinobacterium tructae window:
- a CDS encoding alpha/beta fold hydrolase, with product MTTPTHAPPLLVLLPGMDGTARLFQRFDAALRAQSAIATQAIAYPATPLDYAALEAFVRERLPRNRPFVVLAESFSGPLGAALRADPPPGMRALILCCSFVRNPRPLLAPLRHLLDLIPFGTLPGFALRQALLTPYATPPLQAELAAALAQVPPSVLRQRLRAVLEIREKDASPSFARGSLPVLYLRARHDRLVPPANALQILRQAPGTQLVDIDAPHMLLQAAPAAAAEAVAAFLTGLSAAQELD from the coding sequence ATGACGACACCGACCCACGCCCCGCCCCTGCTTGTCCTCCTGCCCGGCATGGATGGCACGGCCCGGCTATTCCAGCGTTTTGACGCCGCCTTGCGCGCGCAAAGCGCCATCGCCACCCAGGCCATCGCCTATCCGGCCACACCACTCGACTATGCGGCGCTGGAAGCGTTCGTGCGCGAACGCTTGCCGCGCAACCGCCCTTTCGTCGTGCTGGCCGAATCGTTTTCCGGGCCGCTGGGGGCCGCCCTGCGCGCCGATCCACCGCCCGGCATGCGCGCCCTGATCCTGTGCTGTTCATTCGTGCGCAATCCGCGCCCGCTGCTGGCACCGCTGCGCCACCTGCTGGACTTGATCCCCTTCGGCACCCTGCCCGGCTTCGCCCTGCGCCAGGCATTGCTGACGCCCTACGCCACGCCGCCACTGCAGGCGGAACTGGCAGCGGCGCTGGCGCAAGTGCCGCCCAGCGTGCTGCGCCAGCGCCTGCGCGCCGTGCTGGAAATACGGGAAAAGGACGCCTCACCCAGCTTCGCGCGCGGCAGCCTGCCCGTGCTGTATTTGCGCGCACGCCACGACCGTCTGGTGCCGCCGGCAAACGCCCTGCAGATACTGCGGCAGGCGCCCGGCACGCAGCTGGTCGATATCGACGCGCCGCACATGCTGCTGCAGGCGGCGCCGGCAGCGGCCGCCGAGGCCGTCGCCGCTTTTCTCACGGGCCTGTCAGCCGCGCAGGAATTGGATTAG